One Deltaproteobacteria bacterium genomic region harbors:
- a CDS encoding nucleotidyl transferase AbiEii/AbiGii toxin family protein, whose translation MSIRADIELFHLLFIKSFLTTQDKSLVVLKGGCNLRFFMGSNRYSEDIDFDVATIGREPLKKRVDKILSSHSLRNSLATRKIHIIAHSAPKQTDTVQRWKVMIHAHGLDIPTKIEFSRRGIDREGTVFESVDPMILAEYRLTPSFISHYKASYAVTQKIEALAGRPETQARDIFDLAHLFNRNPNLVVKAQKSLIEKAIDAAISVDFDQFRGQVVEFLTAEAQDYYGSGEVWETLLHQVVAKVQSISA comes from the coding sequence ATGAGCATACGTGCTGACATTGAGCTGTTCCATCTGCTCTTCATCAAGTCGTTCCTAACTACACAGGACAAATCGCTCGTTGTACTTAAGGGTGGCTGCAATCTTCGTTTCTTTATGGGTAGTAACCGATACTCTGAAGACATTGATTTTGACGTGGCAACTATAGGTAGAGAGCCGCTGAAAAAGCGTGTGGACAAGATACTAAGCAGCCACTCACTGCGCAATTCCCTGGCTACGCGTAAGATCCACATCATCGCTCACTCAGCACCCAAGCAGACAGACACCGTACAAAGATGGAAGGTCATGATACATGCCCATGGGCTCGATATTCCGACCAAGATCGAGTTTTCAAGGCGCGGTATTGATCGCGAAGGTACGGTATTTGAGTCGGTAGACCCTATGATACTTGCTGAATATCGGCTTACTCCCAGCTTTATCTCGCACTACAAAGCAAGTTACGCCGTCACGCAAAAGATTGAAGCCCTTGCCGGCCGGCCAGAAACTCAGGCTAGAGATATTTTTGATCTGGCGCATCTGTTTAACCGTAACCCGAATTTGGTTGTGAAGGCGCAAAAGTCTTTGATTGAAAAGGCTATTGATGCAGCCATAAGTGTCGACTTTGATCAATTTAGGGGACAGGTCGTCGAGTTTTTAACAGCTGAAGCCCAAGACTACTACGGAAGTGGGGAGGTTTGGGAAACTTTGCTGCATCAAGTTGTCGCCAAGGTACAGAGTATCTCAGCATGA
- the bfr gene encoding bacterioferritin has product MKGDSKVIDALNEILTGELTAINQYFLHARMAKNWGYERIAAKVWAESIDEMKHAQALTDRILFLEGIPNLQKLGKLNIGETIEEQFQADLALEFQAMTNLKAAIKVCFEAADHTTRELFEHILADEEAHVDWLEAQLGLIKDLGRTAYLGEQIKKGE; this is encoded by the coding sequence ATGAAAGGTGATTCCAAAGTCATTGATGCCCTTAACGAGATCCTGACCGGGGAGCTCACGGCCATCAATCAGTACTTTCTCCATGCGCGTATGGCTAAAAACTGGGGCTACGAGCGGATCGCAGCCAAAGTGTGGGCTGAGTCCATCGACGAGATGAAGCACGCCCAGGCTCTGACCGACCGTATTCTCTTCCTTGAGGGCATCCCCAATCTGCAGAAGTTGGGCAAGCTCAACATCGGTGAGACGATTGAGGAGCAGTTTCAGGCTGACCTGGCGCTCGAGTTCCAGGCAATGACCAACCTCAAGGCTGCCATCAAGGTATGCTTTGAAGCCGCCGACCACACTACCAGGGAGCTTTTTGAGCACATCCTGGCTGACGAAGAGGCTCATGTGGACTGGCTCGAGGCTCAACTCGGTCTGATTAAAGACCTGGGTCGCACGGCGTACCTAGGCGAGCAGATCAAAAAGGGCGAGTAA